A stretch of Miscanthus floridulus cultivar M001 chromosome 13, ASM1932011v1, whole genome shotgun sequence DNA encodes these proteins:
- the LOC136498884 gene encoding 14-3-3-like protein GF14-A has protein sequence MAAAAGTREEMVYMAKLAEQAERYEEMVDFMEKVVSAAASSELTVEERNLLSVAHKNVIGAHRASWRIVSSIEHKEETRGAAGHAAAARGYRARVEAELSGICAGILRLLDDRLVPAAAAVDAKVFYLKMKGDYHRYLAEFKTGAERKDAADSTLAAYQAAQDIAVKELPPTHPIRLGLALNFSVFYYEILNSPDRACSLAKQAFDEAISELDTLGEESYKDSTLIMQLLRDNLTLWTSDMQEDGSDEMRDASKPDDE, from the exons ATGGCCGCAGCCGCCGGCACCCGGGAGGAGATGGTCTACATGGCCAAGCTAGCGGAGCAGGCGGAGCGGTACGAGGAGATGGTCGACTTCATGGAGAAGGTCGTGTCCGCCGCCGCGTCCTCCGAGCTCACCGTCGAGGAGCGCAACCTGCTCTCCGTCGCCCACAAGAACGTCATCGGCGCGCACAGGGCGTCCTGGCGCATCGTCTCCTCCATCGAGCACAAGGAGGAGACGCGGGGCGCCGCGggacacgccgccgccgccagaggGTACCGCGCCCGCGTCGAGGCCGAGCTCTCCGGGATCTGCGCGGGCATCCTGCGCCTCCTCGACGACCGCCTCGTCCCCGCCGCAGCGGCCGTTGATGCTAAGGTCTTCTACCTTAAGATGAAGGGGGATTATCACCGCTACCTCGCCGAGTTCAAGACCGGCGCAGAGCGTAAGGACGCCGCGGACTCCACGCTCGCCGCATACCAGGCCGCGCAG GACATCGCCGTCAAGGAGCTCCCGCCCACGCACCCCATCAGGCTCGGCCTCGCCCTCAACTTCTCCGTCTTCTACTACGAGATCCTCAACTCGCCGGACCGCGCATGCTCCCTCGCCAAGCAG GCCTTCGATGAAGCTATTTCGGAGCTGGATACTCTTGGGGAAGAGTCCTACAAGGATAGCACCCTCATCATGCAGCTTCTTCGTGACAACCTCACCTTGTGGACTTCTGACATGCAG GAGGATGGCAGTGATGAAATGAGGGATGCAAGCAAGCCTGACGATGAGTAG
- the LOC136501595 gene encoding U-box domain-containing protein 15-like isoform X2 — protein MPPPTLPPSSPDDPAEPSMGREMDDEDLVEELLVTVNSARAFAEFRRTQRKECANLLRWLQLVLPLLEELRDAAPRLTDDAYRRLALLGRALAAARRLLRSCHDGSKIYLALESETVLAKFRDVYEKMHSALDGMPYAELAISDEVKEQVELMNAQLTRCKKRTDTQDMELSMDLMVILQNKEEERNADRAILERLAKKLELQTLAELRAETMAIKKLINDRNSNGGGQHAVADSTRQMVDLLNRFKEIAGVDGKDVLGGDVSMPKSLDKCPSLMIPNDFLCPITLEIMTDPVIVASGQTYERRSIQKWLDSGERTCPKSRQPLAHLSLAPNYALKNLILQWCDKHMVELQKREPEPAAETEEHKEDIPSLVEGMSSIHPDVQRKAVKKIRRLSKECPENRTLIADNGGIPALIGLLACPDKKVQENTVTSLLNLSIDDKNKVLIARGGAIPLVIEILRNGTPEAQENSAATLFSLSMLDENKAAIGSLGGLAPLVELLRSSGTARGKKDAATAIFNLVLSPQNKARATQAGIVPALVKVMDDKGLGMVDEALSIFLLLSSHAACRAEIGTTAFVEKLVRLIKDGNSTPKNKECALSVLLELGTNNRPLLVHGLRFGLHEDLSKIAKNGTSRAQRKANLLIQLARKL, from the exons ATGCCGCCACCGACGTTGCCACCATCGTCCCCGGACGACCCCGCAGAGCCATCGATGGGGCGGGAGATGGACGACGAGGACCTGGTGGAGGAGCTCCTGGTGACCGTGAACTCGGCGCGCGCCTTCGCGGAGTTCCGGCGCACGCAGCGCAAGGAGTGCGCCAACCTCCTCCGCTGGCTGCAGCTCGTCCTCCCGCTCCTGGAGGAGCTCCGCGACGCCGCGCCCCGGCTCACCGACGACGCCTACCGCCGGCTCGCCCTGCTCGGCCGCGCACTCGCCGCCGCGCGTCGCCTGCTGCGATCGTGCCACGACGGCAGCAAGATCTACCTG GCGCTTGAGAGCGAGACGGTGCTGGCCAAGTTCCGCGACGTGTACGAGAAGATGCACAGCGCGCTGGACGGGATGCCGTACGCCGAGCTCGCCATCTCCGATGAGGTCAAGGAGCAA GTGGAGCTGATGAACGCGCAGCTGACGAGGTGCAAGAAGCGAACGGACACTCAAGACATGGAGCTGTCAATGGATCTGATGGTGATCCTCCAGaacaaggaggaggagaggaacgCCGACAGGGCCATCCTGGAGAGGCTCGCCAAGAAGCTGGAGCTGCAGACGCTGGCGGAGCTGAGGGCAGAGACGATGGCCATAAAGAAGCTCATCAACGACAggaacagcaacggcggcgggcAGCACGCGGTGGCGGACAGCACCAGGCAGATGGTGGACCTTCTCAACCGGTTCAAGGAGATCGCCGGCGTGGACGGGAAGGACGTCCTGGGCGGCGACGTGTCCATGCCCAAAAGCCTTGACAAGTGCCCCTCCCTGATGATCCCCAACGACTTCCTCTGCCCCATCACGCTGGAGATCATGACGGACCCGGTGATCGTGGCCAGCGGGCAGACGTACGAGCGGAGGAGCATCCAGAAGTGGCTGGACAGCGGGGAGAGGACGTGCCCCAAGTCGCGGCAGCCATTGGCGCACCTGTCGCTGGCGCCCAACTACGCGCTCAAGAACCTGATCCTGCAGTGGTGCGACAAGCACATGGTGGAGCTGCAGAAGCGGGAGCCGGAGCCCGCCGCGGAGACGGAGGAGCACAAGGAGGACATCCCGTCGCTGGTGGAAGGCATGTCGTCCATCCACCCCGACGTGCAGCGCAAGGCCGTGAAGAAGATCCGGAGGCTCTCCAAGGAGTGCCCCGAGAACCGGACGCTGATCGCCGACAACGGCGGCATCCCGGCGCTGATCGGCCTGCTGGCCTGCCCCGACAAGAAGGTGCAGGAGAACACGGTGACGTCGCTGCTGAACCTGTCTATCGACGACAAGAACAAGGTGCTCATCGCCAGGGGAGGCGCCATCCCGCTGGTCATCGAGATCCTCCGGAACGGCACCCCGGAGGCGCAGGAGAACTCGGCGGCGACGCTCTTCAGCCTGTCCATGCTGGACGAGAACAAGGCCGCGATCGGGAGCCTGGGCGGGCTGGCCCCGCTGGTGGAGCTGCTGCGCAGCAGCGGCACCGCCCGTGGGAAGAAGGACGCCGCCACGGCCATCTTCAACCTGGTGCTCAGCCCGCAGAACAAGGCCCGGGCGACCCAGGCGGGCATCGTGCCGGCGCTGGTCAAGGTCATGGACGACAAGGGGCTCGGCATGGTGGACGAGGCGCTGTCCATCTTCCTGCTGCTGTCATCGCACGCCGCGTGCCGCGCCGAGATCGGGACGACGGCGTTCGTGGAGAAGCTGGTGCGGCTCATCAAGGACGGCAACAGCACGCCCAAGAACAAGGAGTGCGCGCTGTCGGTGCTGCTGGAGCTGGGCACCAACAACAGGCCGCTGCTGGTGCACGGGCTCAGGTTCGGACTCCACGAGGACCTCTCCAAGATCGCCAAGAACGGCACCAGCAGGGCGCAGAGGAAAGCCAACTTGCTCATCCAGCTCGCGCGCAAGCTCTGA
- the LOC136498883 gene encoding putative WEB family protein At1g65010, chloroplastic — MFSFKSSLRSSFNGSRVPNQGFMEEPDVQEQLSRLQEELRKEKEEKARALDEIQELRTTNKNRNKKLKSNGGEEQLDLADRLQHLEGELEAARDSEKKMMLSLEAQTKQLEQTKVSLEEAKMEIASLRDSTNSSNPGRQPLRNFRRRGMLSFSFADPGEVETWSLQRELKLAVESEEKCKKAMDDLAIALNEQTTEARETKAKLSLVQAELNNARTKVESLKASLESTEGKLQLALEEAERLKVESDELAAASKEKERGLVDCIKLFEEDLSKGKEENDKLIESQRVVRDENSRLREMLKHAVGEANVARESLEIARVENSRLNEQIFEKESTLQSIKQEYESLMISEAAAQSSIKELKDMIDAMFSSESTKTSATASPRDAKGSKTKENSVAEDDVYSDFERSTQPDDIKNPGKQKRKTILRKFGEIMKKRNS, encoded by the exons ATGTTTTCTTTCAAGTCCAG CCTCAGGTCATCCTTCAATGGCAGCAGAGTCCCCAACCAGGGTTTCATGGAGGAACCAGACGTGCAAGAACAGTTGAGCAGACTGCAGGAGGAGCTGAGGAaggagaaagaggagaaggcgCGCGCCCTAGATGAGATACAAGAGCTCAGGACGACGAACAAGAATAGGAACAAAAAATTGAAGAGTAATGGAGGCGAAGAGCAGTTGGACCTTGCAGACAGGTTACAGCACCTGGAAGGCGAACTGGAGGCAGCAAGAGATTCAGAGAAGAAGATGATGCTGTCATTGGAGGCCCAAACAAAGCAGCTTGAGCAGACCAAGGTATCCCTGGAGGAGGCCAAGATGGAGATAGCTTCGCTACGAGACAGCACCAACAGCTCTAATCCGGGTAGGCAGCCGTTGAGGAATTTCAGGAGAAGGGGTATGCTGTCATTCTCCTTTGCCGACCCTGGAGAGGTTGAGACATGGTCGCTACAGCGTGAGCTCAAGTTAGCTGTGGAATCTGAGGAGAAGTGCAAGAAGGCCATGGATGACTTGGCCATAGCCTTGAATGAACAAACTACAGAGGCCAGAGAAACAAAAGCGAAGCTTTCATTGGTGCAAGCCGAGTTGAATAATGCAAGGACCAAAGTGGAGAGCTTGAAGGCCTCACTAGAAAGCACAGAGGGCAAGCTCCAATTGGCACTGGAAGAGGCAGAGCGACTAAAAGTTGAGTCAGATGAATTGGCGGCGGCGTCAAAAGAAAAAGAGAGGGGCCTCGTTGATTGCATCAAGCTGTTTGAGGAGGACCTAAGTAAAGGAAAGGAAGAGAATGATAAGCTGATTGAATCACAGAGGGTGGTCAGAGATGAGAATTCTCGGCTGAGGGAGATGCTGAAGCACGCGGTGGGCGAAGCTAATGTAGCAAGGGAATCACTGGAGATTGCCAGAGTGGAGAACTCTCGCCTTAATGAACAGATATTTGAGAAAGAGAGTACCTTGCAGAGTATCAAGCAAGAATATGAATCCCTCATGATCAGTGAGGCAGCGGCACAGAGTAGCATTAAAGAATTGAAGGATATGATTGATGCTATGTTCAGTTCCGAATCAACCAAAACATCAGCAACAGCATCACCTCGTGATGCCAAGGGAAGCAAGACGAAAGAAAATTCTGTGGCAGAAGATGATGTGTATTCTGATTTCGAAAGATCTACTCAACCAGACGACATAAAAAACCCTGGAAAGCAGAAAAGGAAGACAATTCTCAGAAAATTTGGTGAAATAATGAAGAAAAGAAACTCTTAA
- the LOC136498882 gene encoding pentatricopeptide repeat-containing protein At1g09410, mitochondrial-like yields MLPLRHPASLAARRLLRDNQRISALARAGDVAAARRVFDAMPHRDVVSWNALLTALWRAGRHHLPAARRLFDEAMPSRDVVSWNSIIAGCLAHGDLDAASAYFAGAPKRNVATWNAMLAGLLRLGRADDADRVFGEMPKRNVVSYTTMVDGLARRGEVARAREVFDAMPDRNLVSWAAMISGYVENGMFVEATELFKVMPEKNVVACTAMITAYCKQGDVESARRLFDGIRAKDVISWNAMIAGCVHNGHGEEAMRLHAVMFREGVKPDHATLIAVLTACSALALLRQGKSTHAIAIKAMLESGVSFSNALMTMYSKCGNVGESELVFINLRTKDIVSWNTIIAAYAQHGKYQKVIELFHEMEVTGLIPDDITFLSVLSACGHVGMVDASLKLFDLMSSKYAISPRAEHYACIVDILSRAGQLEKASSYIKDMPLEAEKNVWGSLLGACQIHGNVQLGELAAKMLVQSDSESSGPYVILSNIYAAAGMWGQVNQVRGQMKERGVKKQPGYSWTEIANEVHMFVGGDASHPEMRKIISELRKISFHMRMVTNEAHIMVDLAQECGYFS; encoded by the exons ATGCTCCCGCTCCGTCACCCCGCCTCCCTCGCCGCCCGCCGCCTCCTCCGCGACAACCAGCGCATCAGCGCCCTCGCCCGCGCGGGCGATGTCGCCGCGGCGCGCCGGGTGTTCGACGCCATGCCGCACCGTGACGTCGTCTCCTGGAACGCGCTCCTCACCGCGCTCTGGCGTGCCGGCCGCCACCACCTCCCAGCCGCTCGCCGCCTCTTCGACGAGGCCATGCCCTCCCGCGACGTCGTCTCATGGAACTCAATCATCGCCGGCTGCCTCGCGCACGGGGACTTGGACGCTGCCTCCGCCTACTTCGCCGGCGCCCCGAAGCGCAACGTGGCCACGTGGAACGCCATGCTCGCGGGGCTCCTCCGGCTCGGCCGAGCGGATGACGCCGACAGGGTGTTCGGAGAAATGCCCAAGAGGAACGTGGTGTCGTACACAACCATGGTGGACGGGCTCGCGCGGCGAGGTGAGGTGGCGAGGGCGCGGGAGGTGTTTGACGCAATGCCAGACAGGAATTTGGTGTCGTGGGCGGCCATGATCAGTGGGTACGTTGAGAACGGCATGTTTGTCGAGGCGACGGAATTGTTTAAAGTGATGCCTGAGAAGAATGTTGTGGCATGCACTGCAATGATAACTGCATACTGCAAACAGGGGGATGTGGAGAGCGCTAGGAGGCTGTTTGATGGGATTCGTGCCAAGGATGTCATCTCCTGGAATGCCATGATCGCTG GATGTGTTCACAATGGACACGGGGAAGAAGCCATGAGATTGCATGCTGTAATGTTCAGAGAAGGTGTAAAACCAGATCATGCGACTCTTATTGCAGTCCTGACAGCTTGTTCTGCTCTTGCTTTGCTCAGACAAGGAAAATCCACACATGCTATTGCCATCAAAGCAATGCTAGAATCTGGCGTCTCTTTTTCTAATGCCTTGATGACAATGTACAGTAAATGCGGCAATGTGGGTGAGTCAGAGTTAGTCTTCATCAATCTCAGAACCAAGGATATTGTTTCTTGGAACACAATAATTGCTGCATATGCACAACATGGTAAATATCAGAAAGTTATAGAACTGTTCCATGAGATGGAAGTGACTGGACTTATTCCCGATGATATCACCTTCCTTAGTGTGTTATCGGCATGCGGGCATGTTGGCATGGTGGATGCCAGCTTGAAGTTGTTTGATCTGATGTCATCTAAATACGCCATATCCCCAAGAGCTGAACACTATGCTTGTATTGTGGATATATTGAGCCGAGCAGGACAATTGGAGAAAGCTTCTAGTTATATAAAAGATATGCCATTAGAAGCTGAGAAAAATGTATGGGGTTCTTTGCTTGGAGCATGTCAGATACATGGTAACGTGCAGCTCGGTGAACTTGCTGCTAAGATGCTTGTTCAGTCAGACTCTGAAAGTTCAGGTCCTTATGTGATTCTTTCGAATATATATGCTGCTGCTGGCATGTGGGGTCAAGTCAATCAAGTAAGAGGTCAGATGAAAGAAAGAGGTGTGAAGAAACAACCTGGATACAGTTGGACTGAGATTGCAAATGAAGTTCATATGTTTGTGGGTGGAGATGCATCTCATCCAGAGATGAGAAAGATCATATCTGAGCTGAGAAAAATCAGCTTTCATATGCGAATGGTCACCAATGAAGCTCATATAATGGTAGATCTGGCACAAGAATGTGGTTACTTTTCATAA
- the LOC136501595 gene encoding U-box domain-containing protein 15-like isoform X1, translating into MPPPTLPPSSPDDPAEPSMGREMDDEDLVEELLVTVNSARAFAEFRRTQRKECANLLRWLQLVLPLLEELRDAAPRLTDDAYRRLALLGRALAAARRLLRSCHDGSKIYLVRFRSTTLRSDQSLNACVRLCGLCLTLLSLLPFQALESETVLAKFRDVYEKMHSALDGMPYAELAISDEVKEQVELMNAQLTRCKKRTDTQDMELSMDLMVILQNKEEERNADRAILERLAKKLELQTLAELRAETMAIKKLINDRNSNGGGQHAVADSTRQMVDLLNRFKEIAGVDGKDVLGGDVSMPKSLDKCPSLMIPNDFLCPITLEIMTDPVIVASGQTYERRSIQKWLDSGERTCPKSRQPLAHLSLAPNYALKNLILQWCDKHMVELQKREPEPAAETEEHKEDIPSLVEGMSSIHPDVQRKAVKKIRRLSKECPENRTLIADNGGIPALIGLLACPDKKVQENTVTSLLNLSIDDKNKVLIARGGAIPLVIEILRNGTPEAQENSAATLFSLSMLDENKAAIGSLGGLAPLVELLRSSGTARGKKDAATAIFNLVLSPQNKARATQAGIVPALVKVMDDKGLGMVDEALSIFLLLSSHAACRAEIGTTAFVEKLVRLIKDGNSTPKNKECALSVLLELGTNNRPLLVHGLRFGLHEDLSKIAKNGTSRAQRKANLLIQLARKL; encoded by the exons ATGCCGCCACCGACGTTGCCACCATCGTCCCCGGACGACCCCGCAGAGCCATCGATGGGGCGGGAGATGGACGACGAGGACCTGGTGGAGGAGCTCCTGGTGACCGTGAACTCGGCGCGCGCCTTCGCGGAGTTCCGGCGCACGCAGCGCAAGGAGTGCGCCAACCTCCTCCGCTGGCTGCAGCTCGTCCTCCCGCTCCTGGAGGAGCTCCGCGACGCCGCGCCCCGGCTCACCGACGACGCCTACCGCCGGCTCGCCCTGCTCGGCCGCGCACTCGCCGCCGCGCGTCGCCTGCTGCGATCGTGCCACGACGGCAGCAAGATCTACCTGGTTCGGTTTCGATCGACGACCCTCCGATCTGATCAATCACTGAATGCATGCGTACGTCTTTGCGGCCTTTGCCTGACGCTCCTCTCTCTCCTTCCATTTCAGGCGCTTGAGAGCGAGACGGTGCTGGCCAAGTTCCGCGACGTGTACGAGAAGATGCACAGCGCGCTGGACGGGATGCCGTACGCCGAGCTCGCCATCTCCGATGAGGTCAAGGAGCAA GTGGAGCTGATGAACGCGCAGCTGACGAGGTGCAAGAAGCGAACGGACACTCAAGACATGGAGCTGTCAATGGATCTGATGGTGATCCTCCAGaacaaggaggaggagaggaacgCCGACAGGGCCATCCTGGAGAGGCTCGCCAAGAAGCTGGAGCTGCAGACGCTGGCGGAGCTGAGGGCAGAGACGATGGCCATAAAGAAGCTCATCAACGACAggaacagcaacggcggcgggcAGCACGCGGTGGCGGACAGCACCAGGCAGATGGTGGACCTTCTCAACCGGTTCAAGGAGATCGCCGGCGTGGACGGGAAGGACGTCCTGGGCGGCGACGTGTCCATGCCCAAAAGCCTTGACAAGTGCCCCTCCCTGATGATCCCCAACGACTTCCTCTGCCCCATCACGCTGGAGATCATGACGGACCCGGTGATCGTGGCCAGCGGGCAGACGTACGAGCGGAGGAGCATCCAGAAGTGGCTGGACAGCGGGGAGAGGACGTGCCCCAAGTCGCGGCAGCCATTGGCGCACCTGTCGCTGGCGCCCAACTACGCGCTCAAGAACCTGATCCTGCAGTGGTGCGACAAGCACATGGTGGAGCTGCAGAAGCGGGAGCCGGAGCCCGCCGCGGAGACGGAGGAGCACAAGGAGGACATCCCGTCGCTGGTGGAAGGCATGTCGTCCATCCACCCCGACGTGCAGCGCAAGGCCGTGAAGAAGATCCGGAGGCTCTCCAAGGAGTGCCCCGAGAACCGGACGCTGATCGCCGACAACGGCGGCATCCCGGCGCTGATCGGCCTGCTGGCCTGCCCCGACAAGAAGGTGCAGGAGAACACGGTGACGTCGCTGCTGAACCTGTCTATCGACGACAAGAACAAGGTGCTCATCGCCAGGGGAGGCGCCATCCCGCTGGTCATCGAGATCCTCCGGAACGGCACCCCGGAGGCGCAGGAGAACTCGGCGGCGACGCTCTTCAGCCTGTCCATGCTGGACGAGAACAAGGCCGCGATCGGGAGCCTGGGCGGGCTGGCCCCGCTGGTGGAGCTGCTGCGCAGCAGCGGCACCGCCCGTGGGAAGAAGGACGCCGCCACGGCCATCTTCAACCTGGTGCTCAGCCCGCAGAACAAGGCCCGGGCGACCCAGGCGGGCATCGTGCCGGCGCTGGTCAAGGTCATGGACGACAAGGGGCTCGGCATGGTGGACGAGGCGCTGTCCATCTTCCTGCTGCTGTCATCGCACGCCGCGTGCCGCGCCGAGATCGGGACGACGGCGTTCGTGGAGAAGCTGGTGCGGCTCATCAAGGACGGCAACAGCACGCCCAAGAACAAGGAGTGCGCGCTGTCGGTGCTGCTGGAGCTGGGCACCAACAACAGGCCGCTGCTGGTGCACGGGCTCAGGTTCGGACTCCACGAGGACCTCTCCAAGATCGCCAAGAACGGCACCAGCAGGGCGCAGAGGAAAGCCAACTTGCTCATCCAGCTCGCGCGCAAGCTCTGA